A genome region from Solanum pennellii chromosome 12, SPENNV200 includes the following:
- the LOC107005645 gene encoding squamosa promoter-binding-like protein 6 — MESWSYVSGGKGFVSEESVSVDDGITPCSWSQQGVKVGSQIRDAFGGEDESSSKHSSSSFIDLKLGRGRFLDVKNFSLSSTKRNRAGGLTSFCQVQGCGKDLTSCKDYHKRHKVCEIHSKTAKVIVNGIEQRFCQQCSRFHLLAEFDDGKRSCRKRLAGHNERRRKPHTGLHSGRAGKHFQPYSGTRFQGSSFVTSSFICQDILGGSLLHQPKHDMHDWYKNVKVEHCSDYSPELTMPLTNKHSQPRPLFTSYHTDKHCPALHDEGTTTITRSKNNESSNSYLNDIGGSDFVSRSLFHSTSIGSEVLNVMDSDYPFQGISNSGCALSLLSSQSQDSSNYSSVVPPSAHHLITPRSYNHYNMTQTSECFPGASPKGSTSTVSTIYNLSEVISAEGQLEHVLRNNCGSLQGSDYVNTKNLLSCEDGTTIDLLQLSSQLHQVEHQRHSMK; from the exons atggagtcTTGGAGCTATGTCTCTGGGGGTAAGGGTTTTGTGTCTGAGGAATCTGTTTCTGTTGATGATGGAATAACCCCATGCAGCTGGAGTCAACAAGGAGTAAAAGTGGGTTCTCAAATTAGAGATGCTTTTGGTGGGGAAGATGAGTCTAGTTCCAAGCACTCAAGTTCATCATTTATTGATTTGAAGCTCGGTAGAGGAAGATTTCTGGATGTGAAGAATTTCAGTTTGTCTTCAACTAAGAGAAATAGAGCTGGTGGTTTGACCTCATTTTGCCAAGTTCAAGGTTGTGGAAAGGATTTAACTTCCTGCAAGGACTACCACAAGAGGCATAAAGTATGTGAGATTCACTCAAAGACTGCTAAGGTCATTGTAAATGGCATTGAACAGAGGTTTTGTCAGCAATGTAGCAG GTTCCATTTGCTAGCTGAATTTGATGATGGAAAACGCAGCTGCCGCAAACGTCTTGCTGGTCATAATGAGCGGAGAAGGAAGCCTCACACTGGTCTGCACTCTGGCAGAGCAGGAAAGCACTTCCAACCATATtctg GTACGAGGTTTCAAGGTAGCTCCTTTGTGACATCCTCCTTCATTTGCCAGGATATACTTGGCGGCAGTCTTCTTCatcaaccaaaacatgataTGCATGACTGGTATAAGAATGTAAAGGTCGAACATTGTTCTGATTACAGTCCTGAACTCACCATGCCTTTAACAAATAAACACTCGCAACCTAGACCCCTTTTCACTTCATACCATACTGACAAACACTGTCCAGCTCTCCATGATGAAGGAACAACAACTATAACTAGaagcaaaaataatgaaagtagCAACTCATATCTGAATGACATTGGAGGCTCAGATTTTGTTTCCCGCTCTCTGTTCCACAGCACCTCAATAGGGAGCGAAGTCTTGAATGTTATGGACTCGGACTATCCTTTTCAAGGGATATCAAACTCTGGCTGTGCTCTCTCTCTTCTGTCATCTCAATCACAGGACTCGTCAAATTATTCATCTGTAGTTCCTCCTAGTGCTCACCACCTTATTACACCTCGCAGTTACAACCATTACAACATGACACAGACATCTGAATGTTTCCCAGGAGCTAGCCCAAAGGGTTCAACAAGTACAGTGTCCACTATTTATAATTTATCTGAAGTAATTTCTGCAGAGGGTCAATTGGAACACGTACTAAGAAACAATTGTGGAAGTCTTCAAGGATCAGATTATGTGAACACCAAGAATCTACTTTCTTGTGAAGATGGTACCACTATTGATTTGCTTCAGTTGTCGTCGCAGCTTCATCAAGTGGAGCATCAAAGACATTCCATGAAATGA